A window of the Helicobacter sp. 11S03491-1 genome harbors these coding sequences:
- a CDS encoding TIGR01212 family radical SAM protein (This family includes YhcC from E. coli K-12, an uncharacterized radical SAM protein.), with translation MKKILTIGRYFKSKFGQRVRKIPISLEGFTCPNIDGSVAKGGCIYCKNESFSPSIAKITPLNSTAITMNFKMTQNPLLEQQIKSLKEQFQWHSQFHKDKFEIRKYMVYFQSYTNTYAPFDTLKRLYEEAIILPNVVGMSIGTRVDCIEDRVLDLLEKYVKDGKEIWLEYGIQSVYDKTLKITNRGHLTEGMEELFVKTRQRGVKLCAHLIYGLPNESPQMMIHSLQTILKWGIDGLKIHPLYVVADTQLAKIYQAGNYTPIELEEYADLIVESMQLIPPDVVVQRVSAGAHDETLLAPKWCFDKNIQMRYLRDRLRAVGIEY, from the coding sequence GTGAAAAAAATCCTCACTATTGGTCGGTATTTTAAATCAAAATTTGGTCAAAGAGTAAGAAAAATACCCATTTCTTTAGAGGGTTTTACTTGTCCAAATATTGATGGAAGTGTGGCAAAAGGAGGGTGTATTTATTGCAAAAATGAAAGCTTTTCTCCAAGTATTGCTAAAATCACTCCTTTAAACTCAACAGCCATTACAATGAATTTCAAAATGACTCAAAATCCACTTTTAGAGCAACAAATCAAGAGTCTCAAAGAACAATTCCAATGGCATTCCCAATTTCACAAAGATAAATTTGAGATTAGAAAATATATGGTCTATTTCCAATCTTACACCAATACTTATGCGCCCTTTGATACACTCAAGCGCCTTTATGAAGAAGCTATCATACTCCCTAATGTTGTAGGGATGAGTATTGGAACAAGGGTAGATTGTATAGAAGATAGAGTCCTTGATCTTTTAGAAAAATATGTTAAAGATGGCAAAGAAATATGGCTGGAATATGGCATCCAATCTGTTTATGACAAAACACTCAAAATAACCAACAGAGGACATCTTACAGAAGGCATGGAAGAACTTTTTGTCAAAACAAGACAAAGGGGGGTTAAACTTTGTGCTCATCTTATTTATGGTCTTCCTAATGAATCCCCTCAAATGATGATTCACTCACTTCAAACAATATTAAAATGGGGAATTGATGGACTTAAAATTCACCCCCTTTATGTCGTCGCAGATACACAATTAGCAAAAATATATCAAGCAGGAAATTATACCCCCATTGAGCTTGAGGAATATGCAGACTTAATTGTGGAATCCATGCAACTTATCCCCCCGGACGTAGTCGTCCAAAGAGTCAGTGCAGGAGCGCATGATGAAACATTATTAGCGCCCAAATGGTGTTTTGACAAAAATATTCAAATGAGGTATTTACGCGATAGACTCAGAGCTGTAGGTATTGAATACTAA
- a CDS encoding outer membrane beta-barrel protein produces MKILKQLLIIVVFGFGNLLGGQSLKLFLGVDTRGTDSIYDSKYYKKGVGIEDERRYGYEGFIGSKFGVEYFFNQKNGLRAFVGLGYANIKLLNRSNRFDSYSGVGTRVGLHYLLNYYSDDRFDFGFFGGVDYFNNYYKRKDENIVANQVLGILGLNMTIDSKHRLEIGTGIPFFSIGRYNSLKYKNIPITRQFNNLYYGISYIFLFNL; encoded by the coding sequence ATGAAAATTTTAAAGCAATTGTTAATCATAGTTGTTTTTGGTTTTGGTAATTTGCTTGGTGGGCAAAGTTTGAAATTATTTTTAGGAGTAGATACCCGAGGAACAGATAGCATTTATGATTCTAAGTATTATAAAAAAGGTGTTGGGATTGAAGATGAGAGGCGTTATGGGTATGAGGGGTTTATTGGCAGTAAATTTGGAGTTGAATATTTTTTTAATCAAAAAAATGGCTTGAGGGCATTTGTCGGGTTAGGTTATGCAAATATTAAATTATTGAATAGATCTAATAGATTTGATTCATATTCGGGCGTGGGGACACGAGTAGGGCTGCATTATTTGTTGAATTACTATAGCGATGACAGATTTGATTTTGGATTCTTTGGAGGTGTGGATTATTTTAATAATTATTATAAAAGAAAAGATGAAAATATTGTTGCCAATCAAGTATTGGGCATTTTGGGCTTAAATATGACTATTGATTCCAAGCATCGTTTAGAAATTGGCACAGGGATACCTTTTTTTTCTATAGGAAGGTATAATTCTTTAAAGTATAAAAATATCCCAATTACAAGACAATTTAATAATCTTTATTATGGGATTTCTTATATATTTTTATTTAATTTATGA
- the lepA gene encoding translation elongation factor 4, whose product MQHIRNFSIIAHIDHGKSTLADRLIQECGGVSDREMTSQIMDTMDIEKERGITIKAQSVRLQYVLDGITYVLNLIDTPGHVDFSYEVSRSLSSCEGALLVVDASQGVEAQTIANVYIALENNLEIIPVINKIDLPAANPIAVARDIEDTIGIDCTDVLEVSAKSGVGIGKLLQRIIKQIPPPSGDENASTKALIYDSWFDNYLGALALVRVKDGEICIGQEVLVMSTGKKHEVLALYYPHPVRKISTQKICCGEIGIISLGLKSVTDMAVGDTITDAKNPIANAIEGFRPAKPFVFAGIYPIDTDKFEELRDALNKLKMNDSALSFEPETSVALGFGFRVGFLGLLHMEVVKERLEREFGLDLIATAPTVVYEVTLTDGEKILVQNPSQLPPEQKIAFIEEPYVRACIITPSEYLGNIITLLSSRRGVQEKMEYLTQSRVMLVYALPSNEIVMDFYDKLKSCTKGYASFDYEPIGYKEGNLVKLDVRVAGEVVDALSVIVDKDKSYQKGRALVESMKEIIPRQLFEVAIQASVGNKVIARETVKSMGKNVTAKCYGGDITRKRKLLEKQKEGKKRMKAIGKVELPQEAFLAVLKID is encoded by the coding sequence AATCAAAGCACAATCTGTTCGTCTCCAATATGTGTTAGACGGGATAACTTATGTGCTTAATTTGATTGATACTCCCGGTCATGTGGATTTTAGTTATGAAGTTTCTCGTTCTCTAAGTTCTTGTGAGGGAGCATTACTTGTAGTTGATGCTTCACAAGGAGTTGAGGCGCAGACAATTGCTAATGTTTATATTGCCCTTGAGAATAATCTGGAAATTATTCCGGTAATCAACAAGATTGATTTACCCGCAGCCAATCCGATTGCAGTGGCCCGGGACATTGAAGATACGATTGGGATCGATTGTACAGATGTCCTTGAAGTCAGTGCAAAAAGTGGGGTAGGGATTGGGAAATTATTACAGAGGATTATTAAGCAAATTCCTCCTCCAAGTGGCGATGAAAATGCTTCCACGAAGGCATTAATTTATGATTCATGGTTTGATAATTATTTAGGAGCATTAGCATTGGTGCGGGTAAAAGATGGAGAGATTTGTATAGGACAAGAAGTTTTGGTGATGAGCACCGGAAAAAAGCATGAAGTCTTGGCTTTATATTATCCTCATCCTGTGCGTAAAATCTCTACTCAAAAAATTTGTTGTGGTGAGATTGGGATTATTTCATTGGGTCTTAAAAGTGTTACGGACATGGCAGTAGGAGACACAATCACAGATGCGAAAAATCCTATTGCAAATGCCATAGAGGGGTTTAGACCCGCAAAACCTTTTGTATTTGCAGGGATTTATCCAATTGATACAGATAAATTTGAAGAACTAAGAGATGCTCTCAATAAGTTGAAAATGAATGATTCGGCTTTGAGTTTTGAGCCCGAAACAAGTGTTGCTTTAGGTTTTGGTTTTCGAGTAGGATTTTTGGGTTTGTTGCATATGGAAGTGGTCAAGGAAAGATTGGAGAGAGAATTTGGATTGGATTTGATAGCCACTGCCCCTACGGTAGTTTATGAGGTAACCCTTACAGATGGAGAAAAAATACTTGTCCAAAATCCCAGCCAACTCCCTCCTGAACAAAAAATTGCCTTCATTGAAGAACCTTATGTTAGGGCTTGTATTATTACACCAAGTGAATATTTAGGAAATATCATCACGCTTTTGAGTTCTCGAAGAGGTGTCCAAGAGAAAATGGAATATCTGACCCAATCAAGAGTAATGCTTGTTTATGCCTTACCTAGTAATGAGATTGTAATGGATTTTTATGATAAATTAAAATCTTGCACAAAAGGCTATGCAAGTTTTGATTATGAACCTATTGGGTATAAAGAAGGAAATCTTGTCAAATTAGATGTGCGTGTAGCCGGAGAGGTTGTAGATGCGCTGAGCGTGATTGTTGATAAAGACAAATCATACCAAAAGGGCAGGGCATTGGTAGAATCTATGAAAGAAATCATTCCCAGACAACTTTTTGAAGTAGCTATTCAAGCTAGTGTTGGGAACAAAGTAATTGCACGCGAAACTGTAAAATCAATGGGAAAAAATGTAACGGCTAAGTGTTATGGAGGGGATATTACAAGGAAAAGAAAACTTTTAGAAAAACAAAAAGAAGGCAAGAAAAGGATGAAAGCCATTGGAAAAGTAGAGCTTCCCCAAGAAGCATTTTTAGCTGTGCTTAAAATTGATTGA
- the purF gene encoding amidophosphoribosyltransferase produces the protein MKDWNEKCAVVGIYNAYNASILSYYALFAMQHRGQEASGISASNGQKISTYKNNGLVTKVFNENILEKLQGKSSIGHNRYSTAGEDSMNDSQPIFAKYSLGEIALAHNGNLTNAKEVRKSLIQEGSIFQSHLDTENLIHLIAKSHKNQLVDRIVDALTQIEGAYAFVFLSRTKMFAVRDKYGLRPLSLGKITNPDGTEGYIVASESCAFDLIGAEYIRDIQPGEMLIFEGAYSKHIPTPKSIKIFPHNPYPCIFEYVYFARPDSKVFGKNVYEIRKQMGIQLAKEYKIDADMVIPVPDSGVAAAIGYSRESGIPFELGIIRNHYIGRTFIEPTQSARELKVRLKLNPIAELIKDKEIIIIDDSIVRGTTSKQIIKILRHAGAKKIHLFISSPPTISPCFYGVDTPNKSELICANHTLEEVRDFIGADSLVFLSLEGLRKSISCDDSENFCQACFDGNYIDDFTKANL, from the coding sequence ATGAAAGACTGGAATGAAAAATGTGCAGTAGTAGGTATTTATAATGCTTATAATGCCTCAATACTTAGTTATTATGCTCTTTTTGCTATGCAACATAGAGGGCAAGAAGCTAGCGGTATCAGCGCGTCTAATGGACAAAAAATTTCTACTTACAAAAATAATGGTTTAGTTACAAAAGTCTTTAATGAAAATATTCTGGAAAAACTTCAAGGCAAATCAAGCATAGGTCACAATCGCTATTCTACTGCCGGAGAAGACTCTATGAATGATTCCCAGCCCATTTTTGCAAAATATAGCTTAGGCGAAATAGCACTTGCCCATAATGGCAACCTGACAAATGCCAAAGAAGTTAGGAAATCTCTTATTCAAGAAGGTTCTATATTTCAAAGCCATCTGGATACAGAAAATCTCATTCATCTTATTGCCAAAAGTCATAAAAATCAACTTGTAGATAGAATTGTTGATGCACTTACACAAATAGAGGGGGCTTATGCTTTTGTATTTTTATCACGCACAAAAATGTTTGCTGTTCGCGATAAATATGGATTAAGACCTCTGAGTTTAGGAAAAATTACAAATCCTGATGGCACGGAAGGTTATATTGTAGCAAGCGAGAGTTGTGCGTTTGATTTGATTGGAGCTGAATATATTCGAGATATACAGCCCGGTGAAATGCTGATTTTTGAAGGCGCTTACTCTAAACATATTCCAACGCCAAAATCTATAAAAATTTTTCCTCACAATCCGTATCCTTGTATTTTTGAATATGTATATTTTGCACGTCCTGATAGCAAGGTTTTTGGAAAAAACGTTTATGAAATTCGCAAACAAATGGGAATCCAACTTGCCAAAGAATACAAAATTGATGCCGATATGGTTATTCCTGTCCCTGATAGCGGTGTGGCTGCTGCAATTGGATATTCCAGAGAAAGTGGCATACCCTTTGAATTAGGAATTATTCGCAATCACTATATTGGCAGGACTTTTATTGAACCTACTCAATCAGCCAGAGAACTCAAAGTAAGGCTAAAACTCAACCCCATTGCAGAACTCATCAAAGATAAAGAGATCATTATTATTGATGATTCAATTGTGCGTGGGACTACCAGTAAACAAATTATCAAAATCCTAAGACATGCCGGAGCTAAAAAAATTCATCTTTTTATTAGCTCTCCTCCAACAATTTCACCTTGTTTTTATGGTGTAGATACACCCAATAAATCTGAACTTATCTGCGCGAATCATACGCTTGAAGAAGTTAGGGATTTTATTGGGGCAGACTCTTTGGTATTTTTATCTCTTGAAGGGTTGCGAAAAAGCATTTCTTGTGATGATAGTGAAAATTTTTGTCAAGCCTGTTTTGATGGAAACTATATTGATGATTTTACAAAGGCAAATTTGTGA
- a CDS encoding YebC/PmpR family DNA-binding transcriptional regulator — MGRAFEYRRAAKEKRWDKMSKVFPKLAKTITVAAKEGGSDPEMNAKLRTAIANAKAQNMPKDNIEAAIKRASGKDGVFTEITYEGKAPYGVLIMIECTTDNPTRTIANIKSYFNKISGASIVPNGSLEFMFSRKSVFEFYKQDLHTAQITPEELELTLIDYGLEELEIIQTQEKEIGIAYGDYVNFGKLNDGFESLHIPIKNALLKRIPNTPIILNDEQLNEIEKLLDKIEDDDDVQAVYTNIN; from the coding sequence ATGGGAAGAGCATTTGAATATCGTAGAGCTGCCAAAGAAAAACGATGGGACAAAATGAGTAAAGTTTTCCCCAAACTTGCCAAAACAATCACTGTGGCAGCCAAAGAAGGTGGTAGCGATCCTGAAATGAATGCCAAATTAAGAACTGCTATTGCTAATGCCAAAGCGCAAAATATGCCAAAAGATAATATTGAAGCTGCCATTAAACGCGCAAGCGGCAAAGATGGTGTTTTTACTGAAATCACTTATGAAGGCAAAGCTCCCTATGGAGTATTGATCATGATTGAATGCACAACAGATAACCCCACAAGAACAATTGCAAATATTAAAAGTTATTTTAATAAAATATCCGGGGCTTCTATTGTGCCTAATGGTTCATTGGAATTTATGTTTTCCAGAAAAAGTGTTTTTGAATTTTATAAACAAGATTTACATACAGCCCAAATAACACCGGAAGAATTAGAATTAACCCTGATTGATTATGGTCTTGAAGAGCTTGAAATAATACAAACACAAGAAAAAGAAATAGGCATTGCTTATGGTGATTATGTGAATTTTGGCAAGTTAAATGATGGTTTCGAATCTCTTCATATTCCTATCAAAAATGCCCTACTCAAACGCATACCCAATACTCCAATTATCCTCAATGACGAACAACTTAATGAAATCGAAAAACTACTGGATAAAATTGAAGATGACGATGATGTCCAGGCAGTTTATACCAATATCAACTAG
- the hemB gene encoding porphobilinogen synthase — protein MFRRLRRLRLKENLRELVKETRLDIRDFIYPLFVIPGKGIKNEIPSMPQVYQMSCDYILQECQELQKLGIYHILLFGIPSHKDSCGSEALSDQGIVAKTIRAIKAQYPKITITADLCFCEYTDHGHCGIVDTTLQTVDNDATLEILGQQAVVLCNSGADIIAPSTMMDGMVLTIRTYLDKAGFSHIPIMSYSTKFASAYYGPFRDVAQSTPSFGDRKSYQEDPCNRREAILESLNDEIEGADILMVKPALAYLDIVRDIRERTLLPLAIYNVSGEYALLKAAQNAHVIDYEKVMLETMIGFKRAGADIIISYHAKEIAKYLSKNSKS, from the coding sequence ATGTTTAGGAGACTACGACGATTACGATTAAAAGAAAACTTAAGGGAATTAGTAAAAGAAACAAGGTTGGATATAAGAGATTTTATTTATCCGCTTTTTGTAATACCGGGAAAAGGGATCAAAAATGAAATCCCCTCAATGCCCCAAGTCTATCAAATGAGTTGTGATTATATTTTACAAGAATGCCAAGAATTGCAAAAATTAGGCATTTATCATATCCTCTTATTTGGAATTCCTTCACACAAAGACTCTTGTGGGAGTGAGGCACTTAGCGATCAAGGTATTGTCGCTAAAACAATTCGAGCCATCAAAGCACAATACCCTAAAATTACCATCACTGCTGATTTATGTTTTTGTGAATACACAGACCATGGGCATTGTGGTATTGTTGATACTACACTCCAAACAGTTGATAATGATGCTACACTTGAAATTCTGGGGCAACAAGCCGTAGTTCTTTGCAATAGCGGAGCAGATATTATTGCTCCAAGCACGATGATGGATGGCATGGTGCTTACTATTAGAACTTATCTTGATAAAGCAGGGTTTAGCCATATTCCTATTATGAGTTATTCTACAAAATTTGCCAGCGCTTATTATGGTCCCTTTCGTGATGTCGCCCAATCAACCCCAAGTTTTGGCGATAGAAAAAGCTATCAAGAAGATCCTTGCAATCGCAGAGAGGCAATTTTAGAGAGTCTTAATGATGAGATTGAAGGGGCTGATATTTTGATGGTAAAACCCGCTTTGGCTTATTTAGATATTGTTAGAGACATTAGAGAAAGAACACTTTTGCCTTTAGCAATCTATAATGTTAGTGGAGAATATGCTTTATTAAAAGCTGCACAAAATGCTCATGTAATTGATTATGAAAAAGTAATGCTAGAAACAATGATTGGGTTTAAACGTGCCGGAGCAGATATTATTATCTCTTATCATGCTAAAGAAATTGCAAAATATTTATCCAAAAATTCCAAATCATAA